Genomic DNA from Chthoniobacterales bacterium:
ATCCCGGCAACAGCGGCGGGCCGCTCGTGGACATCGACGGCCGCGTGATCGGCGTGAACACCCTCATTCGCGACTTCAATCGCGGCCTCGGCTTCGCGATTCCCATCAACATCGCCAAGAAGATTGCGAGCCAGTTGATCGCCGAAGGTCGCGCGGTGCGGCCGTGGCTGGGCATCCTGATCAAGAGCATGGACGAGCTGCCGGAACTCACCGAGCGCTTCCCGGATCTGCCGAAGGGCATCCTCGTGCGAGGCATCGAGGATGGCACGCCCGCCGCCCTGAGCGACCTTCGGGTGAACGACATCATCACCCAGGTCGACGGCACGCCCGTCGCCAGCGCGCGGGAGTTGCAGAAGGTGATCCTCGACAAAAAGGTCGGCCAGGAAGTCGAGCTCCAAGTCTGGCGGAATCGCCGGATCGTCAAGATGAGGCTGCGCACCGCCGAGCATACGGATGGCTTCCTTCCTGTGGCGAATCCTCGTTCGGTCCCGGGGAACCGCCCGGCGCCGGTCGAGCCGGATGACGAGGACGCCGCCGCCGTCGGCCCGCAGGCGGCGCCGCAGCCCCCGGCCGCGCCGATGCCACGGAGCCCCTCCGCCGGGCTGATGGTGCGCACGTTGAATGCCGACACCGCCGTCGCCATGAATCTCCAGGCAGAGGAAGGCGTGCTCGTCACGAGCGTCCAGCCCGGCAGCCCCGCGGCCGCCGCCGGCGTGCAGGTCGGCGACGTCATTACCTCCGTCGGTTCGAAGCCCGTGCGCACGAAGGAGGATTTTCTTCGGGAGATCGGCTCCGCGACGGACGGCAACCTCATGCTGAACATCAACCGCGGCGACGAGAAGACCTACGAGATCCTGAAATTCTAGGCCGTGGCCCGCGCCGAGACGGAAGAGGCTGGGCGAGCGCGCCCGCCGGCGGTTAAAGTCGCGACCTCCCGGTGAATCGTCTCCTCAATGAAATCGGCCGCACGCAGCGGCTGGGCATCGTCCACGAACTCAAGCGCTCCAACGGCTTGCCCGTCAAGGAGCTCGCCCGCCGCCTCGGCATGAGCTACATGGGCGTGAAGCAGCACTGCATCGAGCTGCACCGCGACGGCTACCTCGACACGTGGCGGAATCCCCGGCCCGTCGGCCGTCCGGAAATGCTCTACCGCCTCACGCAGAAGGCCCACGAGCTCTTCCCCGTGCAATCGCACGACATGCTCCTCGCCGTGCTCGCCGCCGCCCGCGAACTCTACGGACCCACCGCCCCGGCGAAGCTCCTCTTCGTCCACTTCCGCGAGAAGATGGAAGGCTACCGGGCCAAAGTCCGCGGGGAAACCCCGGCCGAGCGCGCGAAATGGCTGGCCCGTCTGCGCGAGGCCGAGGGCTGCATGGCCACCTTCGAGCCCGGCCCGCCCCTGCGCCTCATCGAGCGGCACAGCCCCATGGCCGAGCTCTTCACGCGCTTCCCGGAGACCGAGGGCATGGAGCGCGAGCTTTTCGAGAAAGTCCTCGGCGCGAAGGTGCGCCGCATCGCGAAGACGACGAGCGGCCTCTACGAGTGCGTCTTCGAGATCGGGTAGGGGCGGGGAGACGTCGAGTGTCGAGAGGACGAGTGTCGAGGGGGGCGCGACGAGGGTCGAGAGGGCGAGTGTCGAGGGGAGCACGACGAGGGTCGAGAGGGCGAGTGTCGAGGGCCGCGCCACCCGACTGCTCCTGCGATCTGTTTTGCCAAAAAAATGGTCGCCCCGGCTGGTCCTGCGATCTGTTTTACCAAAAAAATGGTCACCCCGGCTGGTTCTGCGACCTGTTTTGCCAAAAAGATGGTCATCCCGGCTGGTCCTGCGACCTGTTTTGCCAAAAAGATGGTCACCCCGGCTGCCCCTGCGACCTGTTTTTCCAAAAAGATGGTCACCCCGGCTGCTCCGGTGACCTGTTTTGCCGGAAAACTGGTCATCCCGGCATCTCCGGCGACCCTTTTTGCGGAAATTCCGACCATCCGGCCATCGCCGCCGCGTCCGCTTTTTGGCGTTTACAGAGAAAAAGAGCTCCCGTTCCCCGCCCGTGGGCCACTTGATCCCCAAAAAGGCAGCAGACTTCCCCATGGGCTCCAATCCCGAGACTCGGTGTGAAACCCCGGCAAAAATCGGAAACGCCCTCAAAAACCTCCCTCGCGAAACCACCCTCCACCTCCCCGGACATTACCACCTTGCCGCAGTCCCGCCGCCCTGCTAGCCCTCACCAAAAGCCGCCGCCTCCGGAGATCAGCTCCCGCCGCCTATTTCCCCACCACGCCATTTAATCTAACAAGCCATTCGGCTATATTTTATGTCACTTGCAACGATTCTTCGTATCTCACTCATCGCTTCAATGATTCTCGCTGTTGTCGGATCATTGATCGACATGGCATTTCCCTCTCTTTTATCACCTTTTCTTCAAGAACATTTAAAGAAACAGATGGAAGCCGAGTTTTCTTCCAAGGATATCATTTTTGCCATCCTCGCTATACCACTTTGTATTTTGCTATTAGCATCATACATCGGATTGTTTTTTTGGAAAAACTGGGCGCGATATCTTTATCTGGTTTTAGGAGTCATTGCTTACTTTCTTTCTCCGTTTTTAGGTGATCAGGTTTATTCAGGCGTAGCTTTCACACTTTATGATTTATCTACGGCAATTTTTGGATTCATTCTGGCACTATTGTTCTTTTCGCCTCTTGTCACTCGCTTTACACCAAAAGCCGAACAAGGCGCTGCAGTTAACCCCTAGCCGCGACGCGTTATCGATTACGACCGTCCTTCCTTTCCATCAACACGCCATCTGAGTTGTCCGTCTGGTAGCTGAGCTTGACGTTAGCCCATATAAATGAAAAGACTACTACTCATCGCGATATGTGGCATATCAGGCGCCGCAGCGATTTGCTGTGTCATTCAGCCGATAAATTCTACGATTCTGCGCGTCTTTACTATCGCCAGCATTTTTGCATTTTTCGTCTCGTCTCTTCTTCTTGCCTGGCAGCATAAGGCAGTCCGGCTGTCACTTTTAGCAATACCAATTTTATTTATTGTTATTGTATCACTTCCTGGGCGTTCGTTTGATATTGATCGCTTACGTCAGCGATACGCAGATTCACTGCATCACTATTCCAATGTGCCTTATGTTTGGGGAGGCGAAGGCAAAATGGGGATTGACTGCTCAGGCTTACCTAGAAGGGCATTGCGGGATGCTTTAATTGCAGAGGGACTTACCACAATGAACGGCAGATTGATTCGTGAGGCAATTCGTCAGTGGTGGTTTGATGCAAGTGCTCGCGCACTTTCTGAGGGATATAAAGGCTACATGTCCCCCCTTTTTGCTACCAAAGCTCTCAGAAACACGGATCTTTCTTCATTGAAGCCCGGAGATGTAGCAATCACAAACTCTGGAATTCATTGTTTGGTATATTTCAAAGGCAATACTTGGATTCAGGCTGATCCAAATGTTGGAAAAGTAGAGGACTTTGATGCACGAAATACGGAGAGTTCTTGGTTCGACGATCCCGTTCATTTGTATCGCTGGACGTGGCTTCAAAATTAGGCCTGACAAGGCGCTGCAGCTAACCCCCGAGCCGCCTCGCATTACGTTTCACGACCATCTTTCCTCTCTGTCCACGTCACCCAAGAGTTCAACCCGCGTTCGGAGCAGTTGAGCTTGGCGTTAGGGCATAATAAGTATCTCCCCATGGCATCCATCGTTGA
This window encodes:
- a CDS encoding trypsin-like peptidase domain-containing protein yields the protein MNRFFLTLGLLLAMEVSAGAQNTGNFSNSQSLAHSLSKAFADVYERVSPGVVVIEVEADDSVDNIPQGSPLAQFFGRNPNLLPQQQETNQGSGFIITADGYILTNNHVLEGASTNRVQVILKDGRKLAAKIVGTDSISDLAVIKIEGSNLPVIELGDSDKIRVGEFAFAIGAPYDLRDTFTYGVVSGKGRTDITGSQNYEEYLQTDASINPGNSGGPLVDIDGRVIGVNTLIRDFNRGLGFAIPINIAKKIASQLIAEGRAVRPWLGILIKSMDELPELTERFPDLPKGILVRGIEDGTPAALSDLRVNDIITQVDGTPVASARELQKVILDKKVGQEVELQVWRNRRIVKMRLRTAEHTDGFLPVANPRSVPGNRPAPVEPDDEDAAAVGPQAAPQPPAAPMPRSPSAGLMVRTLNADTAVAMNLQAEEGVLVTSVQPGSPAAAAGVQVGDVITSVGSKPVRTKEDFLREIGSATDGNLMLNINRGDEKTYEILKF
- a CDS encoding NlpC/P60 family protein encodes the protein MKRLLLIAICGISGAAAICCVIQPINSTILRVFTIASIFAFFVSSLLLAWQHKAVRLSLLAIPILFIVIVSLPGRSFDIDRLRQRYADSLHHYSNVPYVWGGEGKMGIDCSGLPRRALRDALIAEGLTTMNGRLIREAIRQWWFDASARALSEGYKGYMSPLFATKALRNTDLSSLKPGDVAITNSGIHCLVYFKGNTWIQADPNVGKVEDFDARNTESSWFDDPVHLYRWTWLQN